The following are from one region of the Lates calcarifer isolate ASB-BC8 unplaced genomic scaffold, TLL_Latcal_v3 _unitig_104_quiver_2537, whole genome shotgun sequence genome:
- the LOC108885881 gene encoding afadin- and alpha-actinin-binding protein isoform X1: MASRFGQRRVGRHQEYSDSCLVRDPSPNLLNEFSHSASWWADREEHIEQGDLLREQLKEMDDHVGRLQDMLRCERAKCTRLQLRCNQQEAELRRREQHSNRLKERLSQLTDRHREKGPSIEVLNFPPGGRSKREQPIKSFRPAARREEATLRLMLERREVELREAMKLRHSLTTLLHALRVDMEQTLSDSVDIQDDAQNGDKTLDKAEVALGDHVTGGVVQSWRQVQRRLGDVLSKGHTGVGTDHDKLLAHLETELKESQQLVRLQQQLLQGSLASPVPSELADSYFLEEWERLQARWAELDHQRRTFERERQSFTDAAIRLSRERCDFEQQRASLVKKQYLCDSPQFVKGAPSSNRRESTALDFSVLGPTSISGCLPITPSSTESGTAAPSDIRQGRVRVQTPSTPELYAALNLSYNCRATEDDHQSEKWDSGADRIMHTPHAPHLDWSF; this comes from the exons ACTCAG ACTCCTGTCTGGTAAGGGATCCCAGCCCCAACCTTCTGAATGAGTTCTCTCACAGCGCCTCCTGGTGGGCTGACAGGGAGGAGCACATAGAGCAAGGAGACTTACTCAGA GAGCAGCTAAAGGAGATGGATGATCATGTGGGCAGGCTCCAGGACATGCTGAGGTGTGAGCGGGCCAAA TGCACCCGCCTGCAGCTGCGTTGTaaccagcaggaggcagagcTGAGGCGCCGAGAGCAGCACAGCAACAGACTGAAGGAGCGACTGTCACagctcactgacagacacagggagaaaggACCCT CCATAGAGGTGTTGAACTTTCCACCTGGAGGCCGAAGCAAAAGAGAACAGCCCATCAAATCGTTCAGGCCTGCTGCAAG ACGAGAAGAAGCGACACTGCGTCTGATGCTGGAGCGCAGAGAAGTGGAGCTCAGAGAGGCAATGAAGCTGCGCCACAGCCTCACCACTTTACTTCATGCACTCAGAGTCGACATGGAGCAG ACCTTGTCAGACTCGGTGGATATTCAGGATGACGCCCAAAATGGAGACAAAACGTTGGATAAAGCTGAGGTAGCGCTTGGTGACCATGTGACAGGAGGTGTGGTTCAGAGTTGGAGGCAGGTACAGAGGAGACTGGGCGACGTCCTGTCAAAGG GTCACACTGGTGTTGGTACTGACCATGACAAACTGTTGGCTCACctagaaactgaactgaaagagaGTCAACAGCTTGTCAGAttacaacaacagctgctgcag gGTAGCCTCGCCTCACCTGTCCCCTCTGAACTGGCTGATTCCTACTTTTTGGAAGAGTGGGAACGTCTTCAGGCGCGGTGGGCAGAGCTTGATCATCAGAGGAGGACTTTTGAAAGGGAGAGGCAGTCCTTCACTGACGCTGCCATCCGACTGAGCCGTGag CGCTGTGATTTTGAGCAACAGAGGGCCTCTCTTGTGAAGAAGCAGTATTTGTGTGACTCGCCTCAGTTTGTTAAAGGAGCACCAAGCAGCAACAGAAGAGAGAGCACTGCTCTCG ATTTCTCAGTTTTGGGACCCACCAGCATATCTGGCTGTCTTCCCATTACTCCATCGTCCACTGAGTCAGGGACAGCTGCTCCTTCTGACATACGTCAGGGCAGGGTCAGAGTTCAAACTCCCAGCACTCCTGAACTCTACGCTGCCCTCAATCTATCATACAACTGCAG agccacagaggatgATCATCAGTCAGAGAAGTGGGACAGCGGGGCAGACAGGATCATGCACACACCACATGCTCCACACTTGGACTGGTCATTTTAA
- the LOC108885881 gene encoding afadin- and alpha-actinin-binding protein isoform X3, with protein MASRFGQRRVGRHQEYSDSCLVRDPSPNLLNEFSHSASWWADREEHIEQGDLLREQLKEMDDHVGRLQDMLRCERAKCTRLQLRCNQQEAELRRREQHSNRLKERLSQLTDRHREKGPSIEVLNFPPGGRSKREQPIKSFRPAARREEATLRLMLERREVELREAMKLRHSLTTLLHALRVDMEQTLSDSVDIQDDAQNGDKTLDKAEVALGDHVTGGVVQSWRQVQRRLGDVLSKGHTGVGTDHDKLLAHLETELKESQQLVRLQQQLLQGSLASPVPSELADSYFLEEWERLQARWAELDHQRRTFERERQSFTDAAIRLSRERCDFEQQRASLVKKQYLCDSPQFVKGAPSSNRRESTALEPQRMIISQRSGTAGQTGSCTHHMLHTWTGHFNTILRACWTLFSHL; from the exons ACTCAG ACTCCTGTCTGGTAAGGGATCCCAGCCCCAACCTTCTGAATGAGTTCTCTCACAGCGCCTCCTGGTGGGCTGACAGGGAGGAGCACATAGAGCAAGGAGACTTACTCAGA GAGCAGCTAAAGGAGATGGATGATCATGTGGGCAGGCTCCAGGACATGCTGAGGTGTGAGCGGGCCAAA TGCACCCGCCTGCAGCTGCGTTGTaaccagcaggaggcagagcTGAGGCGCCGAGAGCAGCACAGCAACAGACTGAAGGAGCGACTGTCACagctcactgacagacacagggagaaaggACCCT CCATAGAGGTGTTGAACTTTCCACCTGGAGGCCGAAGCAAAAGAGAACAGCCCATCAAATCGTTCAGGCCTGCTGCAAG ACGAGAAGAAGCGACACTGCGTCTGATGCTGGAGCGCAGAGAAGTGGAGCTCAGAGAGGCAATGAAGCTGCGCCACAGCCTCACCACTTTACTTCATGCACTCAGAGTCGACATGGAGCAG ACCTTGTCAGACTCGGTGGATATTCAGGATGACGCCCAAAATGGAGACAAAACGTTGGATAAAGCTGAGGTAGCGCTTGGTGACCATGTGACAGGAGGTGTGGTTCAGAGTTGGAGGCAGGTACAGAGGAGACTGGGCGACGTCCTGTCAAAGG GTCACACTGGTGTTGGTACTGACCATGACAAACTGTTGGCTCACctagaaactgaactgaaagagaGTCAACAGCTTGTCAGAttacaacaacagctgctgcag gGTAGCCTCGCCTCACCTGTCCCCTCTGAACTGGCTGATTCCTACTTTTTGGAAGAGTGGGAACGTCTTCAGGCGCGGTGGGCAGAGCTTGATCATCAGAGGAGGACTTTTGAAAGGGAGAGGCAGTCCTTCACTGACGCTGCCATCCGACTGAGCCGTGag CGCTGTGATTTTGAGCAACAGAGGGCCTCTCTTGTGAAGAAGCAGTATTTGTGTGACTCGCCTCAGTTTGTTAAAGGAGCACCAAGCAGCAACAGAAGAGAGAGCACTGCTCTCG agccacagaggatgATCATCAGTCAGAGAAGTGGGACAGCGGGGCAGACAGGATCATGCACACACCACATGCTCCACACTTGGACTGGTCATTTTAATACAATTTTAAGAGCATGTTGGACCTTATTTTCTCATCTGTAA
- the LOC108885881 gene encoding afadin- and alpha-actinin-binding protein isoform X2 — MASRFGQRRVGRHQEYSDSCLVRDPSPNLLNEFSHSASWWADREEHIEQGDLLREQLKEMDDHVGRLQDMLRCERAKCTRLQLRCNQQEAELRRREQHSNRLKERLSQLTDRHREKGPSIEVLNFPPGGRSKREQPIKSFRPAARREEATLRLMLERREVELREAMKLRHSLTTLLHALRVDMEQTLSDSVDIQDDAQNGDKTLDKAEVALGDHVTGGVVQSWRQVQRRLGDVLSKGHTGVGTDHDKLLAHLETELKESQQLVRLQQQLLQGSLASPVPSELADSYFLEEWERLQARWAELDHQRRTFERERQSFTDAAIRLSRERCDFEQQRASLVKKQYLCDSPQFVKGAPSSNRRESTALVLGPTSISGCLPITPSSTESGTAAPSDIRQGRVRVQTPSTPELYAALNLSYNCRATEDDHQSEKWDSGADRIMHTPHAPHLDWSF, encoded by the exons ACTCAG ACTCCTGTCTGGTAAGGGATCCCAGCCCCAACCTTCTGAATGAGTTCTCTCACAGCGCCTCCTGGTGGGCTGACAGGGAGGAGCACATAGAGCAAGGAGACTTACTCAGA GAGCAGCTAAAGGAGATGGATGATCATGTGGGCAGGCTCCAGGACATGCTGAGGTGTGAGCGGGCCAAA TGCACCCGCCTGCAGCTGCGTTGTaaccagcaggaggcagagcTGAGGCGCCGAGAGCAGCACAGCAACAGACTGAAGGAGCGACTGTCACagctcactgacagacacagggagaaaggACCCT CCATAGAGGTGTTGAACTTTCCACCTGGAGGCCGAAGCAAAAGAGAACAGCCCATCAAATCGTTCAGGCCTGCTGCAAG ACGAGAAGAAGCGACACTGCGTCTGATGCTGGAGCGCAGAGAAGTGGAGCTCAGAGAGGCAATGAAGCTGCGCCACAGCCTCACCACTTTACTTCATGCACTCAGAGTCGACATGGAGCAG ACCTTGTCAGACTCGGTGGATATTCAGGATGACGCCCAAAATGGAGACAAAACGTTGGATAAAGCTGAGGTAGCGCTTGGTGACCATGTGACAGGAGGTGTGGTTCAGAGTTGGAGGCAGGTACAGAGGAGACTGGGCGACGTCCTGTCAAAGG GTCACACTGGTGTTGGTACTGACCATGACAAACTGTTGGCTCACctagaaactgaactgaaagagaGTCAACAGCTTGTCAGAttacaacaacagctgctgcag gGTAGCCTCGCCTCACCTGTCCCCTCTGAACTGGCTGATTCCTACTTTTTGGAAGAGTGGGAACGTCTTCAGGCGCGGTGGGCAGAGCTTGATCATCAGAGGAGGACTTTTGAAAGGGAGAGGCAGTCCTTCACTGACGCTGCCATCCGACTGAGCCGTGag CGCTGTGATTTTGAGCAACAGAGGGCCTCTCTTGTGAAGAAGCAGTATTTGTGTGACTCGCCTCAGTTTGTTAAAGGAGCACCAAGCAGCAACAGAAGAGAGAGCACTGCTCTCG TTTTGGGACCCACCAGCATATCTGGCTGTCTTCCCATTACTCCATCGTCCACTGAGTCAGGGACAGCTGCTCCTTCTGACATACGTCAGGGCAGGGTCAGAGTTCAAACTCCCAGCACTCCTGAACTCTACGCTGCCCTCAATCTATCATACAACTGCAG agccacagaggatgATCATCAGTCAGAGAAGTGGGACAGCGGGGCAGACAGGATCATGCACACACCACATGCTCCACACTTGGACTGGTCATTTTAA